The genomic segment TTGTTCAATTCCAATTTAACTATTCAAATTAATTTGGCTGGctcacacattcattttaaaAATTAACCTTAACCGCCTTGATGATAATCCTGGAATGAACATTATCTTAAACCCAAGTGACTATTATGGTCCACGGTCCAGAAACTACCTTCAGTCTATGCCACACCTATTTATAATCCCTTCCATGGCTGTGAGTGAAGCCTAAAATCTCAGGAATACTTCCTCTTTTATCTGAGAGATGTATCCCAAAAGGTTGCTGCAAGGTAGCACAGAAGCATGTAACAGCACTCACTCGGAGCGGAGGTATGGAGGAAAATTAATTGGAGCTTGAATAACAATAGCAATTCACAGAGCACATGCACTCATCTGCTGAGACCCATTGTGATTGAGACACATTCAGTTCAAATCACTGACCTCTCAGCGAAAAAGGAATGTGAACCTTTCTGAACAATGAATGAAGAAGTGGTGCTTATAAAGTTTATTTCCAAAGCTGCCTGAAAGGAGAGCTTGAGACAGCAAAAAGCCACAGGCATCTAATTGGTGTGCATCAGTCATCTGTTGCAACAGGGGCATAATTTTTCCACTGAGGTTGTTAAATGAGACAATTTGTCAAGCAACCCTTACCTTCCCCCTTTTCTTCCGGCTTGCCAATGTGAGGGCAAAAGAAAATGTGCCCACAGTTCCTAATGACCGTTTTCCTAGATTCAATGAGGCAGAAAGAAATGGTTATAAAAACATGTCACACacatcaaaaaaataaacactggGCTACACCAAACAAAGTGTGGGTCTGTTTGGCAATCTCCATTTGTTACCAGCTTTATATGTGTgcatgcctttttattttacatgcatgcctgtgtgaTTTAGTATGCgtgtatattatagtatatttAATGGTACCCCTTATAATAAGCAACAGAGATGTTGTGTGCATAATTAAGGCCTTAGCAGACTGACAGGTTGGAGGCCAGGCTTTTCAGCTGCTGTCTCCACTTCCCCCCCCCTGAAGGACACCATTGCCCATGGCTGGATTTGATTGGCAGTGACCGAAATGCCAGTGAGGCTTGTGCATCACGCCTACTCCACAAGTCTGTTGTATCAGTGCTAAATCTCTGCAAGGTTCACACGAATCCTTGAACCTTTCGTGCGATACGGCACGCCACGGACCATGCACTTGGAGTGCAAAGTAAAACAAATCACACGGGACACCGTAATGGAAAGAAGCTTCATTCAGCCTTTTGATCCAAAGTCCCGGAGAGAGCCCGGGAAGAAATCATACAACAGAAGGCAACTGCCCTAGCAAGAAAACTAGAGTGATTCTTAGCAATGCATGGTCCACCGTTACATAATTGCCCCCTAATTTTCTCGTCCGAATGAAAACCGTGTGCAAATTGTGCACGTTTTCCGACAGTCCACTGATATACCTGGGGGAGATTGTTACAGAGGGTCGCGCAGAAGGCTGACCCAGAAGAAAGACGAGTGGTAGACGGAGAAAGCCGCTGATTagcatggagatggagagaaccTCTGAATTAGGGCCAAGGCTTCAGTAGTCCCACAGGCAATATGGGTCCGTCCCTGCCACACCAAAACCAACAAGGCGGACATCAGCGCAGAGGGAATCAGAGCAGTGCAATTTCCACGCATTCTGTAAACATGAGCACATCAATTATGCATAGTCCAGCTATACTGTAGGAGTCAGTCAAGGGTATGTGTTGCCACAAACTACAGGAGGCAGTCAGCAGCTGCACCTGTCGCAACCCACACATTCCCAATCATGCTGTCAACGGCTTACACCCATTCAGATTCCGGCGGTCGTATCAGCCAGCAGCCTCGGAATTAGGCTAATTTAATATATAACCTCTGTTGCCGTTTTCCTTAACCTGCTAGCACACAGTTGGCCTTTTGAGTAGCTGCAACTACTACAGTAGATACGCAGGCCCCTCAATGCGGATGAATAACACCACTAataatgtttgtgcgtgtgtgtgtgtgtgtgtgtgtgtgtgtgcgtgtgtaagtccCTGTGTGAGGGCATGAAATTATTTTCGATGATCTGCCCATAACCATCCCCATAAATATGCACACCGACACCCACTTTAATCCTTTCTTGCATCACAtgtaaaaaacaaatacaatgaacATGAAAAAGGAAATGAAGACATGAAAACtgttaaatattaaaatgaCTATGGGCACCATTGCTTCCAATTGTAATGAGGCAAGGCGTTGCACtattatggcgcgtttccactgcagggtgcggaacggatcggatcgcaaaggtgcgggtcgggtcgcgtttccaccgccaaaagtgggcgtgacccggactttgccgtacccgttccggccccattctcgggactcctccgttgcggtacccaaaacgagaccagacgcctgaaagggtcccgtgaaattctagctacaccccccctccgttgattggtcgacagaatcgtcacttccgggtgacgcggggataaaaacaaacaaacagtagcttcgaggtattattctttacaattaacatgtcgcgtaaaaagcttgcttgggcgaacaaggaggtggagacgttcgtctgcattcttggggaggaagacgttgtttacgatgtttacgtagctgccgcggcgatcgacatccgggctaccaccaagggtactgtcggcagtggaaacgcgacctcggaactgagctgggctataccgccccctcctaCTAGCCCTCTCCGAGGCAAAGACCCTAACTTACTCACCTTTTTGTCAGGTCAGGCAGAAGTGACAAAGCTGCCTCACGTAAAACCTAAGCTATGAATCCAAATCCTAATGCCAGCCCACATTTGATTTTGCTTTTTAGAAACCAAAGTGTCTTTGGCTCGGCTGACTCACAGCCACTTTCCATTGAAAATCTGCAAACCCCCTCCTGAATGTTAATGGCGCCGTATCAGGAGGCGGGCTTGTTAAGCCTCTCCAATTGTAGCTGTAGGAGAATGgtttgctgttggtgttgtGGTAGGACAAGTATACACACAACATGTAGGCCCACTGTATAATTTGCATTGCACAACAAGTGAGATTGAATGAGAGAATGGCATGCTGGAAGCCTCAAGCCGGCTACTCGACCACTGATCTCGACCGCTCAGCTTGTTGGCAGAGTACGGACGGGAAGCCTCCGCTGATTAAATCCCTAACCctggccctctctctttcattggACATCCAAGCTGCATCACTACATACTCATTGAGCTCACGTTTGAACACAATGTGTAGTCATGGGTGATTTGGTTTCATTGTTCAAAGAACGTAATGGATTGGAATTTTGAGAATACATAATCATCGAAAGAGACCATTGTCATAATTGTTGCCATTTATCACGTGGAAATACAAAAGTCTTTCTGTTTATAGCTTGGAAATGCTAATATTTGGTTGATTTTCTCTTTGAGATTACATAGTAAATACTTATGTTTTGGGTTGCTAGTTAGTAAAACAATGTTTAGAAAACAAATCTTTGACTTTTGGCTTGAGTTACGTCATGAATGCAGAAGTATGCGAGGAAGGAAACAATCCTTATAAAATGTTTCCAGAATGTTAATGTTGCTAGCCCATGCTGGGTCTTTAGGGATAAGCAGGATAACAAGGTCAAGAGGAGTCCACACCACAAGATGACAATTGTTGGCTCCTGTCAGGTGCAGATTGCCCTGAATCTGATGccagtggttgtgtgtttgcttgagcTTCAGTAAGCCAGTGACTTCATCCAGTTCTAGAAAATAGTCCTTCCTCTCCGCTGCCTGCAGGTTGGTCTTGGTTCTGGCTGAATAGGGACATTTCACCTCAATGATGAAGTCATCAGCCACCGTCCCATCTGGAGAGCCACCGAGCAGGCCGCTGTCAGAAAGGAACACTCCCCTCTCCTGGATGGTCACACCAGTGCGCTCCATGTATTCCTGCTTTGCCTTTGGCTCATGGAGGATTCCCCAATCACAAGCAGGGAAGGAAAAAATATGTAATCGTGAAGACTATCCCTGCATTCCGTATCGCATTCTACACGACACAAAAGTGGTGGCTTTGCATCCTACAAAATTTGACTGGACGTAGTATGCATTCCTATACTCTAGGCATAACATTGacatagtattattattaatattaatttatatattcatgtattttcaaatgcatacaATTACATGTATAATATGGAAGTATGcttcaattcaaaacacttaGTGCCCACCACTTACATGAGATCCTTGTTTGAGGTTGTATTGGCCAAGCAGGGTTTTGAATAAGGAAGGACGGTAAGAGTTCCGCTTCAATGCTGCCAACACCAAACCGAAGTTGCTGGCTGTGATTCTTTCGTGGCGATATGCCATCCTGTTAAAATAAAACCATAACAGTTAACCTCATGCCACTTGCAACACAGGTGCATTTTGACCATGTAGCACACAGGGATGTTTCCAGCACTAATGGAGAGAAAGCTAGTCAATACCGTACACCTGAAATCAATAGAGactatatttgtatgtatcacCATAAGGCATTCTTAGTTTGCCCAACTGTGGCTCTCTCAATGGCTTCTTTCTCTTGCTGGCTGACAGCAAGCGATGAAAGCACTTACAGAGCTTTGTCCTCTGCATTGCCATAGCCTGAGCTGGTCACTACCCCATCAAAGGTCTTGATAGGGACGGTCTAAGTAAAACAGGCAAATATCATGAAATTAGACAGAAAATGTTGGTCAATGATGTTCAGTAAGTCATGGACCACATATGCTGTTTGGCAACACAGTACAAACAAAATACATTCAAAGTGTGAACTGTTTGATGTCTGATTTGCAATGGTTTATATCTATGGGTATGTAAACTTGAATTTATCATCAGTTGAAATGGAGTTTGGTGGGATAACTCAATCAAACTTAGCTAATTTGTAACTGATTTAATGTAGTGTACTTTTCATGTTTCTCATATAGCAGGACGTGACAAATCAAAAATACAAAGGACAGAAGTCAAACCTGAGGTGTTTCTGGTGCCAGAATCCAACCAAGACCTGTAAAACGGCCCAGCTGTGCCAAGGAGTTCAGTGTCCATTCTCTGTCCTCCAGGGTGACAGGTCGTTTAATTCCAGCTAAAATATAAGATTATAGTGTTCTCACTTGAAACCATCTCCTATACCTGCTGTCAGTAGCATCACCATTCATTTATAACACTAAAGCCAGACAGGGCGTAGCTTTTAGTATTCAAAGAAAACCTGACCTTGAGATGTGGAAGGTGCAATCACAGACACCCTCTTCGCTGTGACCTCATCTGTTTTGGGTGCTGGGGCCCTCTTCCACACACACTCGACATCCGTGCGGGTTAAGTTATTTTCAGCCCAAATCAGCAGGGCTGCTACATGATGACACTTGGCCCTCCCGATAGCACAAAGgcagtagggctgaacgatttatcGTTTTCTGATCGAAATCGCGATTTCAGACAACGCGATCTCGGGATCGCCAAAGACACGGTTTTTTCGgttttactgtgcgttcacgcgtcaacgtagagacgcgaatcgggcaaattaatataatataattttatagataatatcatggccaaaagctgagTGAGCCTACGGATGGCCGTAGGGCTGGGAGCTCTCTTcgaggggtttgtttaccggcgtttgtttaccggcgttgcaaTGGTTAAcatgcgttcaacagcgtggccactgagtcacatgtgtaacgtaacagccaatcagcgtttaaccgtcaaactcagtgcagttcagtccggggtgaactgcagcatggaggagaaagtgaatgttgccgtttgcgactcccggagctctatataataGTAtcgtaatataatatttgtataatatCACGGGCAAAAGCTCTGTGCACCGCCGGacggccgtagcgcggggagctctcatagggattgggcttctcggggtttgtttaccggagttgctatgtttccggtcttaataataataataatacatttaatttagaggcgcctttcaagacacccaaggtcacctacccaatggtcttgtgtgttccaacggtttattaggtaggcctatctaataaatctctgtctattcaatactcattacaatattatgaatagactgcgttgggttctctgacgtctctctctttgttgttATACTCTAATGCACGAATTAACTAAAAGAGCCATCTTTGACTGTCTTAAAAAGTAGTAGTACTTTCCTAAGTTAAGTCAAAGATGGCTCTTttagttcatttgtaacaactgCAATTGGTCAAGGACTTTAGTTTACATTTATGtttcttaataaatacatttaaaataaattcttAACTTTAGTTTTCATTCTTACATTAGAGTAATGGCATGTAATGTTTTAATGGTATGATTTCATGTTTGTAAATATTACTGTACATAATGAATATTGCACTGAAGCTTGATTTGAAGAAAATCGTGAAgaaaatcgaaatcgcaataTCTGCCAGAAAAATCGCAATGCAATCTTTTCctgaaatcgttcagccctaaaaGGCAGGTACTTGCCTTCACCTCCTGTCCCTCAACGTGTACCTGAGTGAAAACAACTCAACTAGCTAACCCTCATCAAACCCTAAGACAGCTAAAGGACTCAGCAacgcacacactgtgtttacatTAGATAGCTATCGCTAGCTTCCAATGCGAAATTCACTAACCTGTCTAGCTATGTTTTAAAGTTGTATGTTATGCTATTACGCTGAAAACAACTAATCTAGATAACCCTCACCAAACCCCAACACGGCTAAAAGACAGCCCTGTGTTGACATTAGCTATCAACACCCTTACTTTCTCACCTCAACAtcgtagcttttttttttttcattgacgCCTGGACTTTCCCTGTCAGACTTCCACCTGACATTAATACTGATACTACCCTATTCGAATTGTAAGAATTAAGACCCTTTTGTACAGACTTTTGGGATGTCTGTAAAGTACGCTGTGACTGTGTAAAACGTGACCGGTTCCTGTGCTGCTGTAGCCATCGTTGTGAGCGAATGGACACGGTTTAGCGAATAGACACGGTTTAGCGATTGGACACGGAAGTGGACGTCTGACGTCACACTAGCcatcaaatgtttgttttgcaTAGGAGCTCTCTGCGTGTAACCTTTTGTGGCCGTCACAGCACCGCTCTTTGATCTTCCGTTCTTGCCATTGACAGAAAGAAAATTTGTTTCCACAAATATTGATTTAATGTCTACGGAGCCCCTCTGGTGACATCtgggaaaatatatatatatctgtttgCCCGACTTAGTGATCTGTTTGCATGACTTGATAATCGGTGGCCACAATTTAATAAATTGCGGGAACgagataattaatttgtggccACAGTTTAATAATTTGTGGGAACaagataattaatttgtggccACAGTTTAATAATTCGTGGGAACGAGATAGGCCTACTTATGTTGTGTTTTATGATGTGGTTGTCTATTGTTGCAGCAGGGGTTAGACGCATGTCGTTCTATTTTAACCTCGGAATGAATTAGCCTACAATAACATTCTAAAGTCACTTGCTGTTAGGCAAGGGGTTATAATAAGTAAGAGGCACTTAATTAGGCTGCTAAAAATGCACGGGTACAGCCGAAGACAATATGATGACCTCGGTGACGTGATAGAGGATGGACCTCGTTTTGACAGCTACACCATCAAGTCATGCAAACAGATCACTAAGTCGGGCAaacagatatattttttttttcccagatgTCACCAGAGGGGCTCCGTAAATGTCTTCTCCCGTAGGGGTGACAAAGGCCAAAATTAATTTTAACAGTCTTGTATTTTCATCTGTCAAGTGTAACAGCAATGAAAACCACTTTATTTGTGGTTATTTTATCGCTGTGTTATTCTGGTTGTAATTCCCACTAAGGGAATCAATTGactaattatttatatattaatatattaaatcCTTTTTCTGCTGTCAGAATTTATGAGGCTAAATAAATAGAGCCGCATTAACTGGACATAGTCAGGACTTTCAGAAAGACGTGACTGCCATCCCATGGCCGCAACGTACATTAAAAGAAATAGATAAAAGTCCGCGGAGACAGCCATGCCAAGCAGCCACTGCTGCATATGGCCCACTCACTAAAATAGAAGTTATTCTCCATCCATTGCATTTATCTTACAGGTCGAGAGCAAATCCACAGAGTATgtttccctctttctccatAATGAAGAGCGGTGATGGTGCTTCATCACTTGAACATCCTCATCGCCACAACATTAGCTCAGATATAATGAGGGTTACTCAGAGGACGGTGGCCCCGTCTCCACCGGGTGATAGAATACCTGCGAGTGCACCGCTGACACGACGCATCGCTCATTAGGCTGGCTCACTTTGccctttcatatatatatctctaaaTAAGTGTCTCGCCACGGCTCTGGCCCATGCGCCTAATCTGCCTACTTAAGAGCAAGTGACAAAACCCATAGGCGGCTGACAGGCGAGATAAAAGGGGAGGGACTTGGTTTATCAGAGCGAGGCGACCCAGGGCTCTCTGGTGGCTCAAGTAGGCTGGCCGATTGTGTGATTACTCAAGACACGGGGCTGTATTATATGTGGTACACAGCTTCTAACTTTAGATGTTGACCTGTACCTTTTGCGTTTTGGCCACTTTGTTGTGACTTTGTGCAGTCCCCTCCGTTATCACCTCAAGGCATAGGCTATCCCTTCTGAATTTGAAGCgctcatttgttttttttaaactattcAAAAATCAATCTGTGTAAATAAACAAGACGGCGACAAAAGATCACGTTGGAATCAATTGACCCCAATAATGTCGTCTCGAAAAGTTCACACCCGAGGACGTGCCCAGTGTTCCAACAGTGCAATATtgaacaaacacaacacacacatcgtgAGAGACTGCTGGCTGAGTAGTAACCTAGCCAAGCATTGGACTGGGGTAGACATCATCATCACATAGGCCTTTGGTTATTTGTAGTGAATGATCTCGGACAAAAGGAAGCAATGCACAATGCTCTATGTTATAGGCTTTTTTGTTTACGTTCTTAAGTCTGAGGGAAATTCAGGCCTAGGAAAGGTCCCATTTTTCTCCAGTAGACAGACATTAAAAGTAGCCACCCTAAACACATGTCAcatgcacactgcacacacacacacacacacacacacacacacacacacacacacacacacacacacacacacacacacacacacacacacacacacacacacacacacacacacacacacacacacacacccttgtaaGAACAAGCCTAAACCTTTATTTGCATTCAGTACAATGACACTTAGACCTACCTTTGGAGCACTAAGATGCCCCCACATTACCGATTGCTTGGCATTAAAATGCAGAATAATCCACTGACTGACATCGCGTAAACACTTAATCTCCTCACCATTGCCTGCACAACTTGAAACACTGTAACACTCATCTGATGATCTGCGAGCCGTGTGCATGtgaatggttgtgtgtgtgtgtgtaagagatgTTTAAGTAAGTATTTGGGGTAGGTATAGATTGATTGAAAttggttgaaaaaaaacaaaaaaaaacggttgaTATAttgaacctggggggggggtagatccAATATATCgcttgaaaaaaataattttaaaataCAGTCTATCTATATATTGAAAACTGGGGGTAGGTACAATATACCGCTTgacgaaataaaaaaaatctgtggAAATATCTAGCCTGGGGGGTAGGTTAAATATATTgcttgaagaaaataaaaaatctgtcGATATATCTAGCCTGGGGGGGTGTGTTCAATATATCGcttgaagaaaagaaaaaaacatatagcCTATCGATATATTGAACCTGGGGGATAGGTTCAATATATCGCTTGATGAACAATAAAAAATCTGTGGATATATCTAGCTTGGGGTTTGGGTTCAATATATTgcttgaaaataaaaataaatatctgtGGTTAGATCTAGCCTGGGCGGGTAGGTTAAATATATCgcttgaagaaaataaaaaatctgtcGATATATCTACAGGCTAAATATATCTAcagattttatattttcttcaagcgatgtaggcctatttatccTACCGTAGGTTAAATATATCacttgaagaaaataaaaaaaatcatatatcTAGCCTGAGGGGTATATATCACTTGAAGAAAAGACAAAAAATCAATATAGCCTATCGATATATTGAACCTGGGGAGGTAGGTTCAATATATCActtgaagaaaagaaaaaatatcgatatatccAGCCTGGGGGGCTAGATATATAGCCCCGTATATATAGCATATAtcatattgttattgttttaagAGACGGTGATAAGCAGGGTAAGATCAATACAGACTGTCTGTTACCAAAACGATTTAGCTGATGTTGAAACATAAACTACAATTTATCTAGTTTTGTAGCAGGTAAAAGTTAGCAGctggtttgatattcgccggaaaTTCGGTTTTTGACCTACCCCGCAATCTGATATATCAACACAATTTTACTACATTACGGGTGAAGTATGTTGACAGTTTAGGGCACTGTATTGGCAAAAATCACAACAGAATTAGTTGTTGCAATCGATATCTGTGCGAGAACAGCACTTAAATCTACTTTCCGGCTGCTATCTGTTTTAGGGATCGTCTACAAATAACAAGCCCCAGACTGGTGGCATAGTCTCTaacatggaattgtttcaggaaagaaTCACcgcaaatcaataaaaaaaaaaaatgttgtattCTTTCTTTGCTGATATCTCACATTAtatagtgaaacaggatgcaattaatagtttaaaatattcaccaaaaaattATTAAAATACCATTTCTCATTCTCATCGCTGTATAGTAGCACATAGTTTTTATATGAATCATATAGTATGATGtcagattgttgcattttgggTGGATATTATTTGTGCGAATGATGTAATGTCTGATGTAAGTCTCCATATTTCATTCTAAGGTGTACAGTATTGTGGATTTGGTATTTTGTCAAATTTGATACAGCCATTTATATAGCATTAATACTGTATGTAAGATTACATTTAGTTGAATAAcagtttattttgtgtttagTCATGTGAATGGAGTCTGAAGTAATGCCCCATGTTTCATTTTTAGTTTAGGTTAAATTGTGGATTTAGTATTAGGTACAATTTCATATTGTCTGTAGGGATATAGTATGGATACTACTATGTACGATTGTAAGattacaaaatatatttttttaacaaggGTAATTCATTATTTAAAAATCAAGATGACATATATTGTTAACAAATCTTGTTCCATGTGCTCTTTTTTGAATCAGAGACCCTGCCCCTCAGAATGTCTCTCCACAGCCCTGCACAGAAGTGCCAGTGCATAGACCTTGCACTGCAGTAGCCTGTGAGATACAAAATCGAAATACTGTCAGTTCTAAAGAGATCTCCTACATCAATGTATCATGGAGGACGGCTAAATCAGTCATGAAGATTCGAGGTGATGGCATGTCGGCCACTGAGGAGCACATTAATTGAAAAACTA from the Gadus macrocephalus chromosome 20, ASM3116895v1 genome contains:
- the LOC132448321 gene encoding uncharacterized protein LOC132448321, with amino-acid sequence MATAAQEPVTFYTVTAYFTDIPKPYCLCAIGRAKCHHVAALLIWAENNLTRTDVECVWKRAPAPKTDEVTAKRVSVIAPSTSQAGIKRPVTLEDREWTLNSLAQLGRFTGLGWILAPETPQTFDGVVTSSGYGNAEDKALMAYRHERITASNFGLVLAALKRNSYRPSLFKTLLGQYNLKQGSHVSDGTVADDFIIEVKCPYSARTKTNLQAAERKDYFLELDEVTGLLKLKPSMG